In the Lepidochelys kempii isolate rLepKem1 chromosome 3, rLepKem1.hap2, whole genome shotgun sequence genome, one interval contains:
- the LOC140908958 gene encoding amine sulfotransferase-like translates to MSETELTMEPSEEFLIQHKGIYFQPHLVTPEYIDLLEDFEIRDSDVFVVTFPKSGTVWTQNILSLIYHEGHRDGTENVQIADRVPWLEYNIHNIDYVHRPSPRLFATHLPYYLVPRDLRNRRAKVIYVARNPKDVVVSYFHFSSLSVLLETIPDFNIFLERFLAGKVLAGSWFNHIRGWYTHKDDFNILFLTYEEMKKDLRGTVLKICRFLGKLLNEKELDTVVENATFDKMKTDPRANYNSMEGKLLERGKGHFLRKGTVGDWKNTMTVAQSERFDNVFNEKMKDLSSKFTWDINDDI, encoded by the exons ATGAGTGAAACGGAGTTAACAATGGAGCCATCAGAAGAATTTTTGATCCAACATAAAGGAATTTATTTCCAACCACACCTTGTTACACCTGAATACATAGATTTACTGGAGGATTTTGAAATCAGAGACAGTGATGTATTTGTAGTTACTTTTCCAAAATCAG GGACTGTGTGGACTCAGAATATTTTGAGCTTGATTTATCATGAAGGCCATCGAGATGGAACAGAAAATGTGCAAATAGCAGACAGAGTCCCCTGGCTGGAGTATAACATACATAATATTGATTATGTCCATCGTCCATCACCTCGTCTCTTTGCTACTCACCTGCCTTACTATTTAGTTCCAAGAGATCTGAGGAACAGGAGAGCAAAA GTTATTTACGTAGCCAGAAACCCGAAGGACGTTGTGGTTTCCTATTTTCATTTTTCCAGCCTTTCAGTCCTACTTGAGACAATAccagattttaatatttttctggAGAGGTTTTTAGCTGGGAAAG TATTGGCTGGCTCCTGGTTCAATCACATCAGAGGCTGGTACACCCACAAGGATGACTTCAATATTCTCTTCCTCACCTATGAGGAGATGAAGAAG GATCTCAGAGGCACTGTGCTGAAAATCTGCAGATTCTTAGGAAAGCTGCTAAATGAAAAAGAGCTGGACACTGTTGTGGAAAATGCTACATTTGATAAAATGAAAACTGATCCCAGGGCAAACTATAATTCCATGGAAGGCAAGCTCCTGGAACGAGGCAAAGGACACTTTCTTCGCAAAG GGACTGTTGGAGACTGGAAGAACACAATGACTGTGGCACAGAGCGAAAGGTTTGACAACGTTTTTAATGAGAAAATGAAAGACCTGTCTTCCAAGTTCACCTGGGATATTAATGATGACATATAG